The Candidatus Celerinatantimonas neptuna DNA segment TGCAATGGTCTGGTTTGATATGATGGCTATCCCCAAAGATGCTCCAAATCCTGATGCAGCCCTGAAATTCATCAACTATATTTTACGCCCGAAGGTCGTCGCACAGATTTCGGACGATATTGCCTATGCCAACCCCAATCTGGCATCAAAACCTTATCTTGATAAAGAAATTCTGGATAATCCGGCGGTTTACCCTCCTGCCAAAATTCGTCAAAAACTGTATACGGCAAAAATGTTACCGATGAAAATTGACAGACTTCGTACCCGCGTCTGGTCACAGTTTTTGCAGAACTAATCCATCGTCAGGACCTGTGAATTACAGATCCTTTTATTGTGAAGGAGATCCAGATGAGTCGTCCACCATTACTCCAGATACGTGGATTATCGAAACATTTTGGAGGCCAGGCAGCTGTCGATAATATTGACCTGACGATAGATCATGGCGAGCTATTTGCGCTACTAGGCGCATCTGGCTGTGGGAAATCAACACTACTTCGCATGCTAGCCGGCTTTGAAGCCCCATCTAGCGGTCAAATCATTCTCGATGGCGAAGACTTGGCAAATATCCCGGCGCATCAGCGACCGGTCAATATGATGTTTCAGTCCTATGCTTTATTCCCCCATATGACCGTCGCCAAAAATATCGCGTTTGGTCTCAAACAGGATGGATTAACCCGCTCTGAAATCGATGAATCCGTTCAGCACATGTTAAAACTGGTTCAAATGCAAGAGTATGCCAATCGTAAACCCCATCAACTTTCGGGCGGTCAGCGACAACGTGTTGCTCTGGCACGGAGTTTAGCTAAAAAGCCTAAATTATTACTCCTTGATGAACCGATGGGCGCACTCGATAAAAAACTGCGCGAACAGATGCAACTGGAAGTTGTTGATATACTTGAACATGTTGGCGTAACCTGCGTCATGGTCACTCATGATCAAGAAGAAGCCATGTCCATGGCATCACGTCTGGCCATTATGGATCGAGGTCAATTCATTCAAATTGGTTCGCCAGAAGAGATTTACGAATATCCAAACTCACGCTATAGTGCCGAGTTTATCGGCTCAGTGAATATTTTTGAAGGTGAACTGCTTGAAGGCCACCCGGAACAAGCCACGATTCGATGTCACGCATTCGATCCACCGATCCTGTTAAATCATGGTCTATCGGATGCACCAGGACTCCCATTGATGGTCGCGATTCGCCCGGAAAAAATTAAAATATTCAAAAAGTTGAAACGAGATGCCAATGTCTGCACGGGAAAAGTCGAAGATATTGCGTATCTGGGAGGACAATCTATTTACCATGTTCGTCTTCCCAGTGGTCAACTGCTTAGAGCCACACTCCCCAACAATAGCCGCCATCGGAATTCCCTGCCGACATGGGAGGGAATGGTACACTTATGTTGGGAAGCCGATAGCTGTGTAATATTAAAGATATGAATATGACAAAACGAAAAATAAACTGGCGGATCTTGTTGATTCTGCCGCCTTATGTATGGCTATTGCTATTCTTTTTGCTTCCATTTGCCATCGTATTAAAAATCAGTTTTGCCGAAGCAAAATTAGCGATTCCTCCATATACCGATTTATTAAGCTATGCCGATCAGCAACTGCATATTATGCTTAATTTCGGCAATTACCTTTATATGGTAAGCGATGATCTGTATATCGATTCGTATCTGCGATCATTACAAATTGCCGGAATATCAACCTTTTTATGCCTGTTAATCGGCTATCCAATGGCATGGGGTATTGTCCATTCTCGCCCGCAGACCCGCAATATTCTATTGATGCTCATTGTGTTGCCTTCCTGGACCAGTTTTCTGATTCGCGTCTATGCCTGGATCGGCATATTAAAAAATAATGGCCTGCTCAACCACGCATTAATGGCACTTGGCATTATCGACAGCCCTTTACATATATTGCACACAAACCTTGCTGTCTATATCGGTATCGTCTACTCCTATCTGCCATTTATGGTGCTTCCTCTTTATACCGCACTCATGCGGGTTGATTATTCTCTTTTGGAAGCCGCCAGGGATCTGGGTGCCAGGCCTGCGACTATCTTCTGGCGAATACTCTTACCTCTGACAAAAGGAGGCGTCATTGCCGGCTCCATGCTGGTCTTTATTCCAGCCGTTGGTGAATTTGTAATTCCGACACTACTCGGTGGCCCCAATACCATTCTGATTGGTAAAGTCCTCTGGATGGAATTTTTCAACAACCGTGACTGGCCTGTTGCATCTGCTGTGGCAGTCATCATGTTAATCATTTTGATGATCCCCATTCTGATTTTCCAACGTTATCAAAAAAGGGAACTGGAGGCCCAGTCATGAGTGATATTCCTGTATCCAAGAGCAAATTAAAATGGGTCATTTTGCTGGCGACATTTGCCTTCTTATATATCCCAATCATCATTTTGATTATCTACTCGTTCAATGAAAGCCGTCTG contains these protein-coding regions:
- the potA_1 gene encoding Spermidine/putrescine import ATP-binding protein PotA yields the protein MSRPPLLQIRGLSKHFGGQAAVDNIDLTIDHGELFALLGASGCGKSTLLRMLAGFEAPSSGQIILDGEDLANIPAHQRPVNMMFQSYALFPHMTVAKNIAFGLKQDGLTRSEIDESVQHMLKLVQMQEYANRKPHQLSGGQRQRVALARSLAKKPKLLLLDEPMGALDKKLREQMQLEVVDILEHVGVTCVMVTHDQEEAMSMASRLAIMDRGQFIQIGSPEEIYEYPNSRYSAEFIGSVNIFEGELLEGHPEQATIRCHAFDPPILLNHGLSDAPGLPLMVAIRPEKIKIFKKLKRDANVCTGKVEDIAYLGGQSIYHVRLPSGQLLRATLPNNSRHRNSLPTWEGMVHLCWEADSCVILKI
- the potH gene encoding Putrescine transport system permease protein PotH, yielding MNMTKRKINWRILLILPPYVWLLLFFLLPFAIVLKISFAEAKLAIPPYTDLLSYADQQLHIMLNFGNYLYMVSDDLYIDSYLRSLQIAGISTFLCLLIGYPMAWGIVHSRPQTRNILLMLIVLPSWTSFLIRVYAWIGILKNNGLLNHALMALGIIDSPLHILHTNLAVYIGIVYSYLPFMVLPLYTALMRVDYSLLEAARDLGARPATIFWRILLPLTKGGVIAGSMLVFIPAVGEFVIPTLLGGPNTILIGKVLWMEFFNNRDWPVASAVAVIMLIILMIPILIFQRYQKRELEAQS